In Nasonia vitripennis strain AsymCx chromosome 2, Nvit_psr_1.1, whole genome shotgun sequence, a genomic segment contains:
- the LOC103317893 gene encoding uncharacterized protein LOC103317893 isoform X3, with protein MSASLRRSTLIWTSLQLIFSLARACSIDPGTPPSPRRWPGGEFEYASQLQLAGNPEYLARCSGDGVACESWTDDRHSRFCHREMYTRGKWDRRPAFHEKPHSSSNIQTARKFPEATSTATSVSSTWVITAEGCTRDGAQSSSKNPANFLPTFRENERASFRSRQRFPQTRANILRTRRRSMQLASRKRDACQIPIGEKLWPNSKRGSATLRIRSTSSQNRVPQFRRRALLSLADSESSAGSPSPKSRRIVKKHRGRRRPAGRPNLASRAQARLGAKKELAEIERRIAADLDRIRGSLRLEKKSALEEGHSAGGDRQAVSREPERVASGPEGKKLVAEALIISSLGRRLPICLAIGAGELGLDYFRDSRSVRLDELLELARRGLRTKDDERLEQELRDLRQSENERGNAAESSSSTGNHSKSNEHSRHVNITPYKEVSVNNNDPSAASAASAASAAAGAEPLAASFRGKGTRKSKESVYYDDYYDYYESRNAGTGRRLSSLNGLNLRVSGELGYEPSARSARKSADLSDLLAEGREYDVAVQGSLHLHLEDPEDAGAAKSHGRKKKRCSGKKPKRSKREGEARGALRRMGDEKAPRKRIHANAKLVRLSAPEKQGSSRSFWRGDGDGDDESAGATARCGCEATSTAAPPPADFTSVAVDTLEPETGTEGERVRTRTSSPECHCGSTETAARDSTESRTEPSATSSEGTTPGREPGDELQLQREKIARMRNMLEILTFVKKLEQLMAEGGAAPLRVSDDTGGLEIRLEKMYARPGRNRSESPPAAISASPEGAAEALRKHKQPDELQEEPIEAYVEPRPRWNATYARRANKRRKRRASYHAAR; from the exons ATGTCAGCGAGCCTCCGCCGCAGCACTCTCATCTGGACGTCATTGCAG CTGATCTTTTCGCTGGCGCGTGCCTGCAGCATCGATCCTGGaacgccgccgtcgccgcgcCGCTGGCCCGGCGGCGAATTTGAATACGCGTCTCAATTACAGCTTGCCGGGAATCCGGAATATCTTGCTCGATGCTCCGGGGATGGGGTGGCCTGCGAGAGCTGGACCGATGATCGTCATTCCAGGTTCTGCCACCGAGAAAT GTACACTCGCGGTAAGTGGGATCGCAGGCCTGCCTTTCACGAGAAGCCTCATTCGTCCTCGAACATCCAGACAGCGAGAAAA TTTCCAGAAGCAACCTCGACTGCAACAAGTGTCTCATCAACGTGGGTTATAACTGCAGAAGGCTGCACAAGG GACGGAGCTCAAAGTAGCTCGAAGAACCCGGCAAACTTCCTCCCAACTTTCCGCGAGAACGAAAGAGCGAGTTTCCGCTCGCGTCAACGATTCCCGCAAACGCGGGCCAACATTCTCCGAACGCGGCGCCGTTCAATGCAGCTCGCTTCTCGGAAAAGGGATGCATGTCAGATACCGATAGGGGAAAAACTCTGGCCGAACTCGAAACGCGGCTCCGCAACTCTACGAATCCGCTCCACTTCCAGCCAGAATCGCGTCCCCCAATTCAGAAGGAGAGCTCTGCTGTCCCTGGCCGACAGCGAATCAAGCGCCGGAAGTCCCTCTCCCAAGTCTCGGAGGATCGTCAAAAAGCATCGAGGCAGGAGACGGCCGGCAGGCCGTCCTAATCTCGCGAGCAGAGCGCAGGCTCGCCTCGGCGCGAAGAAGGAGCTCGCCGAAATCGAGCGTCGAATCGCCGCGGACTTGGACAGGATAAGGGGCTCCTTGAGGCTGGAGAAAAAGTCGGCGCTCGAGGAGGGGCACTCGGCTGGGGGCGATCGGCAAGCGGTCAGCCGCGAACCCGAGCGCGTGGCCTCCGGGCCGGAGGGAAAGAAATTGGTCGCCGAGGCGCTGATAATTTCGAGCCTCGGACGGCGGCTGCCGATCTGCCTGGCGATCGGCGCCGGCGAGCTGGGTCTGGACTACTTTCGCGACTCGAGGAGCGTCCGGCTGGACGAGCTGCTGGAGCTGGCGAGGCGCGGGCTGCGGACGAAGGACGACGAGAGGCTCGAGCAGGAGCTGCGGGATCTGCGCCAATCGGAGAATGAGCGCGGCAACGCTGctgaaagcagcagcagcactggGAATCACTCGAAGAGTAACGAGCACTCGAGGCACGTGAATATTACACCGTACAAGGAGGTTTCGGTGAATAATAACGATCCCTCAGCCGCCTCAGCCGCCTCAGCCGCCTCAGCAGCCGCAGGGGCTGAGCCTCTCGCGGCAAGTTTCCGCGGGAAGGGAACACGTAAATCGAAGGAGAGCGTCTACTACGACGACTATTACGACTACTACGAAAGCAGGAACGCCGGGACGGGAAGAAGGCTGTCCTCGCTCAACGGCCTCAACCTCCGCGTGTCGGGCGAGCTGGGCTACGAGCCGAGCGCGAGGTCGGCGAGAAAGAGCGCCGACCTGAGCGATCTCCTGGCCGAGGGGCGCGAGTACGACGTCGCGGTGCAGGGCAGTCTCCACCTGCACCTGGAGGACCCCGAGGACGCCGGAGCCGCCAAGTCGCATGGCAGGAAGAAGAAGCGCTGCTCCGGCAAGAAGCCCAAGCGCTCGAAGCGCGAGGGGGAGGCGAGGGGAGCGCTGCGGCGCATGGGCGACGAGAAGGCGCCCCGCAAGCGGATCCACGCGAACGCCAAGCTCGTCCGGCTGTCCGCGCCGGAGAAGCAAGGCTCGAGCAGGAGCTTTTGGCGCGGGGacggcgacggcgacgacgagtcCGCCGGGGCTACGGCGAGGTGCGGTTGCGAGGCGACGAGCACTGCCGCGCCGCCTCCGGCCGACTTCACCTCCGTCGCGGTGGACACCCTCGAGCCCGAGACGGGCACGGAGGGGGAGAGGGTGCGCACGAGGACCAGCAGCCCCGAGTGCCACTGCGGCAGCACGGAGACCGCGGCCCGGGACTCGACCGAGTCGCGGACGGAGCCGAGCGCGACGAGCAGCGAGGGGACGACGCCGGGACGAGAGCCGG GTGACGAGCTGCAGCTGCAGAGGGAGAAAATCGCGAGGATGCGGAACATGCTGGAGATCCTGACGTTCGTGAAGAAGCTCGAGCAGCTGATGGCCGAGGGGGGGGCGGCTCCGTTGCGCGTCAGCGACGACACCGGCGGCCTGGAGATCCGGCTGGAGAAGATGTACGCGAGGCCCGGCCGGAACCGCTCGGAATCGCCTCCTGCCGCGATTTCCGCGAGCCCGGAAGGAGCAGCCGAGGCCCTGAGGAAGCACAAGCAGCCGGACGAGCTGCAGGAGGAGCCGATCGAGGCCTACGTGGAGCCGAGGCCTAGGTGGAACGCGACGTACGCGAGGCGCGCGAACAAGAGGCGAAAACGCCGGGCGAGCTACCATGCGGCCCGTTGA
- the LOC103317893 gene encoding uncharacterized protein LOC103317893 isoform X1 codes for MSASLRRSTLIWTSLQLIFSLARACSIDPGTPPSPRRWPGGEFEYASQLQLAGNPEYLARCSGDGVACESWTDDRHSRFCHREMYTRGKWDRRPAFHEKPHSSSNIQTARKISAGQASFGKPRSFISSDFNITDREPARPTFPEATSTATSVSSTWVITAEGCTRDGAQSSSKNPANFLPTFRENERASFRSRQRFPQTRANILRTRRRSMQLASRKRDACQIPIGEKLWPNSKRGSATLRIRSTSSQNRVPQFRRRALLSLADSESSAGSPSPKSRRIVKKHRGRRRPAGRPNLASRAQARLGAKKELAEIERRIAADLDRIRGSLRLEKKSALEEGHSAGGDRQAVSREPERVASGPEGKKLVAEALIISSLGRRLPICLAIGAGELGLDYFRDSRSVRLDELLELARRGLRTKDDERLEQELRDLRQSENERGNAAESSSSTGNHSKSNEHSRHVNITPYKEVSVNNNDPSAASAASAASAAAGAEPLAASFRGKGTRKSKESVYYDDYYDYYESRNAGTGRRLSSLNGLNLRVSGELGYEPSARSARKSADLSDLLAEGREYDVAVQGSLHLHLEDPEDAGAAKSHGRKKKRCSGKKPKRSKREGEARGALRRMGDEKAPRKRIHANAKLVRLSAPEKQGSSRSFWRGDGDGDDESAGATARCGCEATSTAAPPPADFTSVAVDTLEPETGTEGERVRTRTSSPECHCGSTETAARDSTESRTEPSATSSEGTTPGREPGDELQLQREKIARMRNMLEILTFVKKLEQLMAEGGAAPLRVSDDTGGLEIRLEKMYARPGRNRSESPPAAISASPEGAAEALRKHKQPDELQEEPIEAYVEPRPRWNATYARRANKRRKRRASYHAAR; via the exons ATGTCAGCGAGCCTCCGCCGCAGCACTCTCATCTGGACGTCATTGCAG CTGATCTTTTCGCTGGCGCGTGCCTGCAGCATCGATCCTGGaacgccgccgtcgccgcgcCGCTGGCCCGGCGGCGAATTTGAATACGCGTCTCAATTACAGCTTGCCGGGAATCCGGAATATCTTGCTCGATGCTCCGGGGATGGGGTGGCCTGCGAGAGCTGGACCGATGATCGTCATTCCAGGTTCTGCCACCGAGAAAT GTACACTCGCGGTAAGTGGGATCGCAGGCCTGCCTTTCACGAGAAGCCTCATTCGTCCTCGAACATCCAGACAGCGAGAAAA ATTAGTGCAGGGCAAGCGTCGTTCGGAAAACCAAGATCGTTCATTTCAAGCGATTTCAATATTACCGACCGAGAGCCAGCCCGACCGACG TTTCCAGAAGCAACCTCGACTGCAACAAGTGTCTCATCAACGTGGGTTATAACTGCAGAAGGCTGCACAAGG GACGGAGCTCAAAGTAGCTCGAAGAACCCGGCAAACTTCCTCCCAACTTTCCGCGAGAACGAAAGAGCGAGTTTCCGCTCGCGTCAACGATTCCCGCAAACGCGGGCCAACATTCTCCGAACGCGGCGCCGTTCAATGCAGCTCGCTTCTCGGAAAAGGGATGCATGTCAGATACCGATAGGGGAAAAACTCTGGCCGAACTCGAAACGCGGCTCCGCAACTCTACGAATCCGCTCCACTTCCAGCCAGAATCGCGTCCCCCAATTCAGAAGGAGAGCTCTGCTGTCCCTGGCCGACAGCGAATCAAGCGCCGGAAGTCCCTCTCCCAAGTCTCGGAGGATCGTCAAAAAGCATCGAGGCAGGAGACGGCCGGCAGGCCGTCCTAATCTCGCGAGCAGAGCGCAGGCTCGCCTCGGCGCGAAGAAGGAGCTCGCCGAAATCGAGCGTCGAATCGCCGCGGACTTGGACAGGATAAGGGGCTCCTTGAGGCTGGAGAAAAAGTCGGCGCTCGAGGAGGGGCACTCGGCTGGGGGCGATCGGCAAGCGGTCAGCCGCGAACCCGAGCGCGTGGCCTCCGGGCCGGAGGGAAAGAAATTGGTCGCCGAGGCGCTGATAATTTCGAGCCTCGGACGGCGGCTGCCGATCTGCCTGGCGATCGGCGCCGGCGAGCTGGGTCTGGACTACTTTCGCGACTCGAGGAGCGTCCGGCTGGACGAGCTGCTGGAGCTGGCGAGGCGCGGGCTGCGGACGAAGGACGACGAGAGGCTCGAGCAGGAGCTGCGGGATCTGCGCCAATCGGAGAATGAGCGCGGCAACGCTGctgaaagcagcagcagcactggGAATCACTCGAAGAGTAACGAGCACTCGAGGCACGTGAATATTACACCGTACAAGGAGGTTTCGGTGAATAATAACGATCCCTCAGCCGCCTCAGCCGCCTCAGCCGCCTCAGCAGCCGCAGGGGCTGAGCCTCTCGCGGCAAGTTTCCGCGGGAAGGGAACACGTAAATCGAAGGAGAGCGTCTACTACGACGACTATTACGACTACTACGAAAGCAGGAACGCCGGGACGGGAAGAAGGCTGTCCTCGCTCAACGGCCTCAACCTCCGCGTGTCGGGCGAGCTGGGCTACGAGCCGAGCGCGAGGTCGGCGAGAAAGAGCGCCGACCTGAGCGATCTCCTGGCCGAGGGGCGCGAGTACGACGTCGCGGTGCAGGGCAGTCTCCACCTGCACCTGGAGGACCCCGAGGACGCCGGAGCCGCCAAGTCGCATGGCAGGAAGAAGAAGCGCTGCTCCGGCAAGAAGCCCAAGCGCTCGAAGCGCGAGGGGGAGGCGAGGGGAGCGCTGCGGCGCATGGGCGACGAGAAGGCGCCCCGCAAGCGGATCCACGCGAACGCCAAGCTCGTCCGGCTGTCCGCGCCGGAGAAGCAAGGCTCGAGCAGGAGCTTTTGGCGCGGGGacggcgacggcgacgacgagtcCGCCGGGGCTACGGCGAGGTGCGGTTGCGAGGCGACGAGCACTGCCGCGCCGCCTCCGGCCGACTTCACCTCCGTCGCGGTGGACACCCTCGAGCCCGAGACGGGCACGGAGGGGGAGAGGGTGCGCACGAGGACCAGCAGCCCCGAGTGCCACTGCGGCAGCACGGAGACCGCGGCCCGGGACTCGACCGAGTCGCGGACGGAGCCGAGCGCGACGAGCAGCGAGGGGACGACGCCGGGACGAGAGCCGG GTGACGAGCTGCAGCTGCAGAGGGAGAAAATCGCGAGGATGCGGAACATGCTGGAGATCCTGACGTTCGTGAAGAAGCTCGAGCAGCTGATGGCCGAGGGGGGGGCGGCTCCGTTGCGCGTCAGCGACGACACCGGCGGCCTGGAGATCCGGCTGGAGAAGATGTACGCGAGGCCCGGCCGGAACCGCTCGGAATCGCCTCCTGCCGCGATTTCCGCGAGCCCGGAAGGAGCAGCCGAGGCCCTGAGGAAGCACAAGCAGCCGGACGAGCTGCAGGAGGAGCCGATCGAGGCCTACGTGGAGCCGAGGCCTAGGTGGAACGCGACGTACGCGAGGCGCGCGAACAAGAGGCGAAAACGCCGGGCGAGCTACCATGCGGCCCGTTGA
- the LOC103317893 gene encoding uncharacterized protein LOC103317893 isoform X4, whose translation MSASLRRSTLIWTSLQLAGNPEYLARCSGDGVACESWTDDRHSRFCHREMYTRGKWDRRPAFHEKPHSSSNIQTARKISAGQASFGKPRSFISSDFNITDREPARPTFPEATSTATSVSSTWVITAEGCTRDGAQSSSKNPANFLPTFRENERASFRSRQRFPQTRANILRTRRRSMQLASRKRDACQIPIGEKLWPNSKRGSATLRIRSTSSQNRVPQFRRRALLSLADSESSAGSPSPKSRRIVKKHRGRRRPAGRPNLASRAQARLGAKKELAEIERRIAADLDRIRGSLRLEKKSALEEGHSAGGDRQAVSREPERVASGPEGKKLVAEALIISSLGRRLPICLAIGAGELGLDYFRDSRSVRLDELLELARRGLRTKDDERLEQELRDLRQSENERGNAAESSSSTGNHSKSNEHSRHVNITPYKEVSVNNNDPSAASAASAASAAAGAEPLAASFRGKGTRKSKESVYYDDYYDYYESRNAGTGRRLSSLNGLNLRVSGELGYEPSARSARKSADLSDLLAEGREYDVAVQGSLHLHLEDPEDAGAAKSHGRKKKRCSGKKPKRSKREGEARGALRRMGDEKAPRKRIHANAKLVRLSAPEKQGSSRSFWRGDGDGDDESAGATARCGCEATSTAAPPPADFTSVAVDTLEPETGTEGERVRTRTSSPECHCGSTETAARDSTESRTEPSATSSEGTTPGREPGDELQLQREKIARMRNMLEILTFVKKLEQLMAEGGAAPLRVSDDTGGLEIRLEKMYARPGRNRSESPPAAISASPEGAAEALRKHKQPDELQEEPIEAYVEPRPRWNATYARRANKRRKRRASYHAAR comes from the exons ATGTCAGCGAGCCTCCGCCGCAGCACTCTCATCTGGACGTCATTGCAG CTTGCCGGGAATCCGGAATATCTTGCTCGATGCTCCGGGGATGGGGTGGCCTGCGAGAGCTGGACCGATGATCGTCATTCCAGGTTCTGCCACCGAGAAAT GTACACTCGCGGTAAGTGGGATCGCAGGCCTGCCTTTCACGAGAAGCCTCATTCGTCCTCGAACATCCAGACAGCGAGAAAA ATTAGTGCAGGGCAAGCGTCGTTCGGAAAACCAAGATCGTTCATTTCAAGCGATTTCAATATTACCGACCGAGAGCCAGCCCGACCGACG TTTCCAGAAGCAACCTCGACTGCAACAAGTGTCTCATCAACGTGGGTTATAACTGCAGAAGGCTGCACAAGG GACGGAGCTCAAAGTAGCTCGAAGAACCCGGCAAACTTCCTCCCAACTTTCCGCGAGAACGAAAGAGCGAGTTTCCGCTCGCGTCAACGATTCCCGCAAACGCGGGCCAACATTCTCCGAACGCGGCGCCGTTCAATGCAGCTCGCTTCTCGGAAAAGGGATGCATGTCAGATACCGATAGGGGAAAAACTCTGGCCGAACTCGAAACGCGGCTCCGCAACTCTACGAATCCGCTCCACTTCCAGCCAGAATCGCGTCCCCCAATTCAGAAGGAGAGCTCTGCTGTCCCTGGCCGACAGCGAATCAAGCGCCGGAAGTCCCTCTCCCAAGTCTCGGAGGATCGTCAAAAAGCATCGAGGCAGGAGACGGCCGGCAGGCCGTCCTAATCTCGCGAGCAGAGCGCAGGCTCGCCTCGGCGCGAAGAAGGAGCTCGCCGAAATCGAGCGTCGAATCGCCGCGGACTTGGACAGGATAAGGGGCTCCTTGAGGCTGGAGAAAAAGTCGGCGCTCGAGGAGGGGCACTCGGCTGGGGGCGATCGGCAAGCGGTCAGCCGCGAACCCGAGCGCGTGGCCTCCGGGCCGGAGGGAAAGAAATTGGTCGCCGAGGCGCTGATAATTTCGAGCCTCGGACGGCGGCTGCCGATCTGCCTGGCGATCGGCGCCGGCGAGCTGGGTCTGGACTACTTTCGCGACTCGAGGAGCGTCCGGCTGGACGAGCTGCTGGAGCTGGCGAGGCGCGGGCTGCGGACGAAGGACGACGAGAGGCTCGAGCAGGAGCTGCGGGATCTGCGCCAATCGGAGAATGAGCGCGGCAACGCTGctgaaagcagcagcagcactggGAATCACTCGAAGAGTAACGAGCACTCGAGGCACGTGAATATTACACCGTACAAGGAGGTTTCGGTGAATAATAACGATCCCTCAGCCGCCTCAGCCGCCTCAGCCGCCTCAGCAGCCGCAGGGGCTGAGCCTCTCGCGGCAAGTTTCCGCGGGAAGGGAACACGTAAATCGAAGGAGAGCGTCTACTACGACGACTATTACGACTACTACGAAAGCAGGAACGCCGGGACGGGAAGAAGGCTGTCCTCGCTCAACGGCCTCAACCTCCGCGTGTCGGGCGAGCTGGGCTACGAGCCGAGCGCGAGGTCGGCGAGAAAGAGCGCCGACCTGAGCGATCTCCTGGCCGAGGGGCGCGAGTACGACGTCGCGGTGCAGGGCAGTCTCCACCTGCACCTGGAGGACCCCGAGGACGCCGGAGCCGCCAAGTCGCATGGCAGGAAGAAGAAGCGCTGCTCCGGCAAGAAGCCCAAGCGCTCGAAGCGCGAGGGGGAGGCGAGGGGAGCGCTGCGGCGCATGGGCGACGAGAAGGCGCCCCGCAAGCGGATCCACGCGAACGCCAAGCTCGTCCGGCTGTCCGCGCCGGAGAAGCAAGGCTCGAGCAGGAGCTTTTGGCGCGGGGacggcgacggcgacgacgagtcCGCCGGGGCTACGGCGAGGTGCGGTTGCGAGGCGACGAGCACTGCCGCGCCGCCTCCGGCCGACTTCACCTCCGTCGCGGTGGACACCCTCGAGCCCGAGACGGGCACGGAGGGGGAGAGGGTGCGCACGAGGACCAGCAGCCCCGAGTGCCACTGCGGCAGCACGGAGACCGCGGCCCGGGACTCGACCGAGTCGCGGACGGAGCCGAGCGCGACGAGCAGCGAGGGGACGACGCCGGGACGAGAGCCGG GTGACGAGCTGCAGCTGCAGAGGGAGAAAATCGCGAGGATGCGGAACATGCTGGAGATCCTGACGTTCGTGAAGAAGCTCGAGCAGCTGATGGCCGAGGGGGGGGCGGCTCCGTTGCGCGTCAGCGACGACACCGGCGGCCTGGAGATCCGGCTGGAGAAGATGTACGCGAGGCCCGGCCGGAACCGCTCGGAATCGCCTCCTGCCGCGATTTCCGCGAGCCCGGAAGGAGCAGCCGAGGCCCTGAGGAAGCACAAGCAGCCGGACGAGCTGCAGGAGGAGCCGATCGAGGCCTACGTGGAGCCGAGGCCTAGGTGGAACGCGACGTACGCGAGGCGCGCGAACAAGAGGCGAAAACGCCGGGCGAGCTACCATGCGGCCCGTTGA
- the LOC103317893 gene encoding uncharacterized protein LOC103317893 isoform X2, giving the protein MSASLRRSTLIWTSLQLIFSLARACSIDPGTPPSPRRWPGGEFEYASQLQLAGNPEYLARCSGDGVACESWTDDRHSRFCHREMYTRDSEKRQASFGKPRSFISSDFNITDREPARPTFPEATSTATSVSSTWVITAEGCTRDGAQSSSKNPANFLPTFRENERASFRSRQRFPQTRANILRTRRRSMQLASRKRDACQIPIGEKLWPNSKRGSATLRIRSTSSQNRVPQFRRRALLSLADSESSAGSPSPKSRRIVKKHRGRRRPAGRPNLASRAQARLGAKKELAEIERRIAADLDRIRGSLRLEKKSALEEGHSAGGDRQAVSREPERVASGPEGKKLVAEALIISSLGRRLPICLAIGAGELGLDYFRDSRSVRLDELLELARRGLRTKDDERLEQELRDLRQSENERGNAAESSSSTGNHSKSNEHSRHVNITPYKEVSVNNNDPSAASAASAASAAAGAEPLAASFRGKGTRKSKESVYYDDYYDYYESRNAGTGRRLSSLNGLNLRVSGELGYEPSARSARKSADLSDLLAEGREYDVAVQGSLHLHLEDPEDAGAAKSHGRKKKRCSGKKPKRSKREGEARGALRRMGDEKAPRKRIHANAKLVRLSAPEKQGSSRSFWRGDGDGDDESAGATARCGCEATSTAAPPPADFTSVAVDTLEPETGTEGERVRTRTSSPECHCGSTETAARDSTESRTEPSATSSEGTTPGREPGDELQLQREKIARMRNMLEILTFVKKLEQLMAEGGAAPLRVSDDTGGLEIRLEKMYARPGRNRSESPPAAISASPEGAAEALRKHKQPDELQEEPIEAYVEPRPRWNATYARRANKRRKRRASYHAAR; this is encoded by the exons ATGTCAGCGAGCCTCCGCCGCAGCACTCTCATCTGGACGTCATTGCAG CTGATCTTTTCGCTGGCGCGTGCCTGCAGCATCGATCCTGGaacgccgccgtcgccgcgcCGCTGGCCCGGCGGCGAATTTGAATACGCGTCTCAATTACAGCTTGCCGGGAATCCGGAATATCTTGCTCGATGCTCCGGGGATGGGGTGGCCTGCGAGAGCTGGACCGATGATCGTCATTCCAGGTTCTGCCACCGAGAAAT GTACACTCGCG ACAGCGAGAAAA GGCAAGCGTCGTTCGGAAAACCAAGATCGTTCATTTCAAGCGATTTCAATATTACCGACCGAGAGCCAGCCCGACCGACG TTTCCAGAAGCAACCTCGACTGCAACAAGTGTCTCATCAACGTGGGTTATAACTGCAGAAGGCTGCACAAGG GACGGAGCTCAAAGTAGCTCGAAGAACCCGGCAAACTTCCTCCCAACTTTCCGCGAGAACGAAAGAGCGAGTTTCCGCTCGCGTCAACGATTCCCGCAAACGCGGGCCAACATTCTCCGAACGCGGCGCCGTTCAATGCAGCTCGCTTCTCGGAAAAGGGATGCATGTCAGATACCGATAGGGGAAAAACTCTGGCCGAACTCGAAACGCGGCTCCGCAACTCTACGAATCCGCTCCACTTCCAGCCAGAATCGCGTCCCCCAATTCAGAAGGAGAGCTCTGCTGTCCCTGGCCGACAGCGAATCAAGCGCCGGAAGTCCCTCTCCCAAGTCTCGGAGGATCGTCAAAAAGCATCGAGGCAGGAGACGGCCGGCAGGCCGTCCTAATCTCGCGAGCAGAGCGCAGGCTCGCCTCGGCGCGAAGAAGGAGCTCGCCGAAATCGAGCGTCGAATCGCCGCGGACTTGGACAGGATAAGGGGCTCCTTGAGGCTGGAGAAAAAGTCGGCGCTCGAGGAGGGGCACTCGGCTGGGGGCGATCGGCAAGCGGTCAGCCGCGAACCCGAGCGCGTGGCCTCCGGGCCGGAGGGAAAGAAATTGGTCGCCGAGGCGCTGATAATTTCGAGCCTCGGACGGCGGCTGCCGATCTGCCTGGCGATCGGCGCCGGCGAGCTGGGTCTGGACTACTTTCGCGACTCGAGGAGCGTCCGGCTGGACGAGCTGCTGGAGCTGGCGAGGCGCGGGCTGCGGACGAAGGACGACGAGAGGCTCGAGCAGGAGCTGCGGGATCTGCGCCAATCGGAGAATGAGCGCGGCAACGCTGctgaaagcagcagcagcactggGAATCACTCGAAGAGTAACGAGCACTCGAGGCACGTGAATATTACACCGTACAAGGAGGTTTCGGTGAATAATAACGATCCCTCAGCCGCCTCAGCCGCCTCAGCCGCCTCAGCAGCCGCAGGGGCTGAGCCTCTCGCGGCAAGTTTCCGCGGGAAGGGAACACGTAAATCGAAGGAGAGCGTCTACTACGACGACTATTACGACTACTACGAAAGCAGGAACGCCGGGACGGGAAGAAGGCTGTCCTCGCTCAACGGCCTCAACCTCCGCGTGTCGGGCGAGCTGGGCTACGAGCCGAGCGCGAGGTCGGCGAGAAAGAGCGCCGACCTGAGCGATCTCCTGGCCGAGGGGCGCGAGTACGACGTCGCGGTGCAGGGCAGTCTCCACCTGCACCTGGAGGACCCCGAGGACGCCGGAGCCGCCAAGTCGCATGGCAGGAAGAAGAAGCGCTGCTCCGGCAAGAAGCCCAAGCGCTCGAAGCGCGAGGGGGAGGCGAGGGGAGCGCTGCGGCGCATGGGCGACGAGAAGGCGCCCCGCAAGCGGATCCACGCGAACGCCAAGCTCGTCCGGCTGTCCGCGCCGGAGAAGCAAGGCTCGAGCAGGAGCTTTTGGCGCGGGGacggcgacggcgacgacgagtcCGCCGGGGCTACGGCGAGGTGCGGTTGCGAGGCGACGAGCACTGCCGCGCCGCCTCCGGCCGACTTCACCTCCGTCGCGGTGGACACCCTCGAGCCCGAGACGGGCACGGAGGGGGAGAGGGTGCGCACGAGGACCAGCAGCCCCGAGTGCCACTGCGGCAGCACGGAGACCGCGGCCCGGGACTCGACCGAGTCGCGGACGGAGCCGAGCGCGACGAGCAGCGAGGGGACGACGCCGGGACGAGAGCCGG GTGACGAGCTGCAGCTGCAGAGGGAGAAAATCGCGAGGATGCGGAACATGCTGGAGATCCTGACGTTCGTGAAGAAGCTCGAGCAGCTGATGGCCGAGGGGGGGGCGGCTCCGTTGCGCGTCAGCGACGACACCGGCGGCCTGGAGATCCGGCTGGAGAAGATGTACGCGAGGCCCGGCCGGAACCGCTCGGAATCGCCTCCTGCCGCGATTTCCGCGAGCCCGGAAGGAGCAGCCGAGGCCCTGAGGAAGCACAAGCAGCCGGACGAGCTGCAGGAGGAGCCGATCGAGGCCTACGTGGAGCCGAGGCCTAGGTGGAACGCGACGTACGCGAGGCGCGCGAACAAGAGGCGAAAACGCCGGGCGAGCTACCATGCGGCCCGTTGA